A window from Bacteroidota bacterium encodes these proteins:
- the clpB gene encoding ATP-dependent chaperone ClpB translates to MNLGNFTIKAAEAVQAAQQLAFNAQSPAIETEHILKALIEQQDSPVDYLLKRNNVTINLVDTKLDELISKLSKTSGDPAQQVSRDAGNVVLRAGAALKQFNDEFVTPEHLLLAIVQGNDNTAKLLKNSGLTEKGLITAIKDLRKGDKVTSQTQSQDYNALNKYAKNLNELARNGKLDPVIGRDEEIRRTLHILTRRSKNNPILVGEPGVGKTAIAEGLAMRIVNGDVPENLKSKIIYALDMGMLIAGAKYKGEFEERLKSVIKEVSTSDGEIILFIDEIHTLVGAGGGEGAMDAANILKPALARGELRAVGATTLNEYQKYFEKDKALERRFQKVMIDEPSVEDAISILRGLKDRYETHHHVRIKDEAIIAAVELSSRYITDRFLPDKAIDLIDESAAKLRLEMNSMPEELDKLERQIRQLEIEREAIKRENDEIQLRGLNTDIANLSVERDTLKAKWKEEKELVEKVQNAKAEIESLKQLAERAEREGDYGKVAEIRYGKIKEQEKIIEDFNQQLASTNEKRLLKEEVDAEDIAENVAKATGIPVSKMLQSDKEKLLHLEKHLHERVIGQEEAITAVADAVRRSRAGLQDPKKPIGSFIFLGTTGVGKTELAKALAEYLFDDESMMTRIDMSEYQEKHTVSRLVGAPPGYVGYDEGGQLTEAVRRKPYSVVLLDEIEKAHPDVWNVLLQVLDDGRLTDNKGRVVNFRNTIIIMTSNLGSQVIQENFDGITEKNKEEVVNRTKVEVMNELRQTIRPEFLNRVDEIIMFQPLMKREIAGIVGIQLNNLKRILVDSGINLVFSDYALDYLAEQGYDPQFGARPLKRLIQKEIVNTLSKKIIAGDIDKSKPVLVDVFDNTVVFRNEEPTKTNGKVKEKKTTI, encoded by the coding sequence ATGAATCTTGGAAATTTTACCATAAAAGCAGCCGAAGCTGTGCAAGCAGCACAGCAGTTAGCATTTAATGCTCAAAGCCCTGCTATTGAAACCGAGCATATTTTAAAGGCATTGATCGAGCAACAGGATTCGCCTGTTGATTATTTGCTAAAAAGAAATAATGTTACAATTAATCTTGTTGATACTAAACTTGATGAACTTATTTCAAAATTATCCAAAACATCAGGCGATCCTGCACAACAGGTAAGCCGTGATGCAGGAAATGTTGTACTGCGTGCAGGCGCCGCTTTAAAACAGTTTAATGATGAATTTGTAACTCCGGAACATTTACTGTTAGCCATCGTTCAGGGAAATGATAATACAGCTAAGCTTTTGAAAAATTCAGGGCTTACTGAAAAAGGTTTGATAACAGCAATTAAAGATTTACGTAAAGGTGATAAAGTAACCTCGCAGACACAAAGCCAGGATTATAATGCGCTGAATAAATATGCAAAAAATCTGAATGAACTGGCAAGGAACGGTAAGCTTGATCCGGTTATTGGCCGTGATGAAGAAATAAGAAGAACACTTCATATTCTGACCCGTCGTTCAAAGAATAATCCAATATTAGTTGGTGAACCCGGTGTTGGTAAAACAGCCATCGCAGAAGGTTTGGCAATGCGTATTGTGAATGGCGATGTACCGGAAAATTTGAAATCAAAGATCATTTATGCGCTGGATATGGGAATGCTGATCGCCGGTGCAAAATATAAAGGTGAGTTTGAAGAAAGATTGAAGTCAGTGATAAAAGAAGTAAGCACCAGCGATGGCGAGATCATTTTATTTATTGATGAAATACATACACTGGTAGGAGCTGGTGGTGGTGAAGGTGCTATGGATGCCGCAAATATTTTAAAGCCTGCATTGGCAAGAGGCGAGTTGAGAGCAGTAGGTGCAACTACATTAAATGAGTATCAGAAATATTTTGAAAAAGATAAAGCCCTTGAACGCCGTTTCCAGAAAGTGATGATCGATGAACCATCTGTTGAAGATGCGATTTCTATTCTGCGTGGTTTAAAGGATCGTTACGAAACACATCACCATGTTCGTATAAAAGATGAAGCAATTATTGCTGCAGTGGAATTATCCAGCCGGTATATTACTGATCGTTTTTTACCGGATAAAGCCATTGACCTGATTGATGAAAGCGCAGCAAAACTTCGTTTGGAAATGAATTCAATGCCTGAAGAGTTGGATAAACTCGAAAGACAGATAAGACAATTAGAAATAGAACGTGAAGCGATCAAAAGAGAAAATGATGAAATTCAACTAAGAGGGCTGAATACAGATATTGCAAATCTTTCAGTTGAAAGAGATACATTAAAAGCAAAATGGAAAGAAGAGAAGGAACTTGTAGAGAAGGTGCAGAATGCAAAAGCAGAAATTGAAAGTTTAAAACAACTGGCTGAAAGAGCTGAGAGGGAAGGAGACTATGGAAAAGTAGCTGAGATCCGTTATGGAAAAATAAAAGAACAGGAAAAAATAATTGAAGACTTTAATCAGCAATTGGCCAGTACCAACGAAAAACGTCTTTTAAAAGAAGAAGTAGATGCTGAAGATATTGCAGAAAATGTAGCAAAGGCAACAGGCATACCTGTAAGCAAAATGCTACAGAGTGATAAAGAAAAGCTGTTACATCTTGAAAAACATTTGCATGAAAGAGTAATAGGACAAGAGGAAGCAATAACTGCTGTGGCAGATGCCGTTCGTCGTAGCCGTGCAGGTTTACAGGATCCTAAAAAACCGATTGGCTCATTTATATTTTTAGGCACAACCGGTGTTGGCAAAACAGAGCTGGCAAAAGCATTGGCCGAATATTTATTTGATGATGAAAGTATGATGACCCGGATCGATATGAGTGAGTACCAGGAAAAACATACCGTATCAAGATTGGTTGGAGCACCTCCCGGATATGTGGGTTATGATGAAGGTGGTCAATTGACTGAAGCCGTTCGCAGAAAACCTTACAGTGTTGTATTGTTGGATGAGATTGAAAAAGCCCATCCCGACGTATGGAATGTGCTACTGCAAGTGCTGGATGACGGAAGACTGACGGATAACAAAGGAAGGGTGGTCAATTTTCGAAACACGATAATTATTATGACCAGCAATTTGGGCAGCCAGGTGATCCAGGAAAATTTTGATGGCATTACGGAAAAAAATAAAGAAGAAGTCGTAAATCGAACTAAAGTAGAGGTTATGAACGAGTTACGTCAAACTATCAGACCCGAATTCCTTAATAGAGTAGACGAGATAATCATGTTCCAACCCCTCATGAAGAGGGAAATTGCCGGTATAGTAGGCATCCAATTAAACAATTTAAAGCGTATTCTTGTTGATAGTGGAATAAATCTTGTTTTTAGTGATTATGCTTTGGATTATCTTGCCGAACAGGGATATGACCCCCAATTCGGCGCAAGACCACTTAAACGATT